A single genomic interval of Flavobacterium sp. N2820 harbors:
- a CDS encoding FeoA family protein, which yields MDIHSSDLKIGQTATITAVNLDEIPLKLLEMGCLPGNKITLLQVAPLGDPLYFNVNDSHVAIRLETAREISITKDL from the coding sequence ATGGACATTCATTCGTCGGATCTCAAAATAGGACAAACAGCCACAATAACAGCTGTTAATTTAGACGAAATTCCTCTAAAGTTATTAGAGATGGGTTGTTTGCCGGGCAATAAAATCACATTGCTTCAAGTAGCACCTCTTGGCGATCCATTATATTTTAATGTAAACGATTCTCATGTGGCAATTCGTTTAGAAACAGCCAGAGAAATTAGTATTACAAAAGACCTTTAA
- a CDS encoding SCO family protein — translation MLHYLKSYKTFIIVFLILSLGIFFGIYALQTPEKMLPIYSPRDINPELVDSTVQHIGNDHKIADFAFTNQNGKLITQKDYENTIYVADFFFTTCPTICPKMTDNMVWLQNQLEKYPNVKLLSFSVTPDIDTPQILKKYAVEKGVDDTRWNLVTGDKSAIYYLARKSYLAVKTGKPEEMYDMVHTENFILVDKNKRIRGFYDGTNLDQPSEDDTTKNMQQLLADIIWLSENQK, via the coding sequence ATGTTGCATTATCTCAAATCCTACAAAACATTTATAATTGTCTTTTTAATTCTTTCTTTGGGGATTTTCTTTGGTATTTATGCCCTACAAACGCCAGAAAAAATGTTACCCATATATTCTCCAAGAGATATTAATCCAGAATTAGTAGATTCTACAGTACAACATATTGGCAATGACCACAAAATAGCCGATTTTGCTTTTACCAATCAAAACGGAAAATTAATCACACAAAAAGACTATGAAAACACAATTTATGTAGCCGATTTCTTTTTTACAACTTGTCCTACTATATGTCCTAAAATGACTGATAATATGGTTTGGCTACAAAATCAATTAGAAAAATATCCCAACGTAAAATTATTATCTTTTTCTGTGACTCCAGATATTGATACCCCACAAATTTTAAAAAAATATGCTGTTGAAAAAGGCGTTGATGATACGCGTTGGAATTTGGTAACTGGTGATAAATCAGCCATTTATTATTTAGCCCGAAAATCCTATTTGGCAGTAAAAACAGGTAAACCTGAGGAAATGTATGATATGGTTCATACCGAGAATTTTATTTTGGTTGACAAAAACAAACGCATTCGTGGTTTTTATGATGGCACTAATTTAGACCAACCTTCAGAAGATGATACAACCAAAAATATGCAGCAATTGCTAGCTGACATTATTTGGCTTTCTGAAAACCAAAAATAA
- a CDS encoding VPS10 domain-containing protein — translation MIKNYLIISLLCSFIGFSQFNTSAPWMSEVKTAKQGQATIDEQVEAFNHYWSTRDKNVRGSGFKPFMRWEYHWRNYTNEQGYIVSSDEFWDAWRQKNQSKTNRSATMSLPVSNWQPIGPFTHTNTGSWSSGQGRVNIVHVDPSNPNTIYLGAPAGGIWKSIDNGTTWTPLTDELPQIGVSGIAVDYSNSNVIYIATGDKDAGDSYSVGVYKSTDGGLTWNPTGTMGGSNPSRAGDILIHPTNNQILWCATNNGIYKTTNAGISWTQVQTGDFAQGNIRLKPSDPSTVYAVSNNRFYKSTNEGNSFTQINTGLPANSSRLLLDVTPADANYIYILSANGSGDMQGIYRSTNGGTNWTKTSSNETSVIGDVFESPQAWYDLALAVSTTNADEIYTGCLNVWKSTDGGVSVTKMNNWSSPSAPSYTHADIHYLGFHGNRLFCGSDGGIYVSSNGGTNFTDLTAGVQISQFYKIAVSKQSAANMVGGLQDNGGHAYSGGQWKNYYGADGMDTAINPNNPNQYYGFIQFGGSMYISNNAGNGTSGSVASPGVEGNWVTPLTANSAGDLFAGYNNLFKLVSGAWVQQNTTPIGSGNIELISVDPSNDNTMYVANGSGLYKSTDLGVTFTNVYSASSAITSIEVHSSDSSIVYLTTSGVGGQVLKSTNGGTTFTNFSTGLPSIGKNIIVHQGRNTDNPLYLGTDLGVFYRDDSMTSWQPFDINLPNVSVTDLEVNLEDAKLVAATYGRGIWQTDIPVQIPTDDVKFVSIQSPGIDINCGATITPQVEVKNTGTNAITAVTFNYTIDGTPFNYVWNGSIASNANATVALPAASLSRGVHNLNVTSTITNDAYSDNNSGTISFYVNDPGTVGVVNPFTTPANALISYNDGGSGSQWVRGIRTSGIMTSSGNTVYTTNLTGNYPDNIKSYLVSQCYNLSNVTNPQISFAMKYDLELNWDIVYVEYSTDFGANWSVLGQMGPNWYNSDRTQATAGNDCYNCPGAQWTGTNASLTTYSYPLNALNTETNIIFRIVFHSDEAENLRGVNVDDFVISGTLSNQNFEMNNIVVYPNPSKGIFNISLGNIQPTAIDVYDLTGKVILSKSAIQSSNIETSIDLSNAATGIYFVKITAENQSTVKRIIKE, via the coding sequence ATGATTAAAAATTACCTGATTATTAGCTTATTGTGTTCCTTTATAGGATTTTCACAATTTAATACATCGGCCCCTTGGATGAGTGAAGTAAAAACGGCAAAACAAGGTCAGGCTACGATAGACGAACAAGTTGAGGCATTCAACCATTATTGGTCAACAAGAGATAAAAACGTTAGAGGTTCTGGCTTCAAGCCTTTTATGCGTTGGGAATACCATTGGAGAAATTACACTAACGAACAGGGTTACATTGTATCTTCAGATGAGTTTTGGGATGCATGGCGCCAAAAAAATCAGTCAAAAACAAACCGAAGTGCAACAATGTCACTTCCAGTAAGTAATTGGCAACCTATTGGTCCATTTACACATACAAATACAGGCTCTTGGTCTTCGGGTCAAGGTAGGGTTAATATTGTTCATGTTGATCCATCGAATCCAAATACGATTTATTTAGGAGCACCTGCAGGTGGTATATGGAAGTCTATAGATAATGGCACTACATGGACTCCTCTTACTGACGAGTTACCTCAAATTGGAGTTTCAGGAATTGCGGTTGACTATTCCAATTCAAATGTAATTTATATCGCAACTGGAGATAAAGATGCAGGCGATTCTTATTCAGTAGGAGTATACAAATCAACAGATGGTGGTTTAACTTGGAATCCTACAGGTACTATGGGAGGTTCAAATCCATCTCGTGCAGGGGATATTTTAATTCATCCAACTAACAATCAAATTTTATGGTGTGCAACAAATAATGGTATCTATAAAACGACAAATGCAGGAATTTCATGGACTCAAGTTCAAACAGGAGATTTTGCGCAAGGGAATATAAGATTAAAACCAAGTGATCCTTCAACTGTTTATGCAGTTTCTAATAATAGATTTTATAAATCAACAAATGAAGGAAACAGTTTTACACAAATTAATACAGGATTGCCAGCAAATTCAAGTAGACTTTTGTTGGATGTAACACCTGCAGATGCAAATTATATTTACATATTAAGTGCAAATGGAAGTGGTGATATGCAAGGAATTTATCGCTCTACAAATGGTGGAACGAATTGGACAAAAACTTCTTCAAATGAAACCTCTGTGATAGGTGATGTATTTGAATCACCTCAAGCATGGTATGATTTAGCTTTAGCTGTTTCAACAACAAATGCAGATGAAATTTACACAGGATGTTTAAATGTGTGGAAATCTACTGATGGTGGGGTAAGTGTTACAAAAATGAACAATTGGAGTTCTCCTTCGGCACCTTCTTATACACATGCCGACATTCATTACTTGGGATTTCATGGAAATAGACTTTTTTGTGGAAGTGATGGAGGAATTTATGTATCAAGTAACGGTGGAACAAACTTTACAGATTTAACGGCAGGCGTTCAAATTAGTCAATTTTATAAAATTGCGGTTTCAAAACAATCAGCAGCCAACATGGTAGGTGGTTTACAAGATAATGGAGGACATGCTTACAGTGGTGGGCAGTGGAAAAATTACTATGGCGCAGATGGAATGGACACGGCAATTAATCCCAATAATCCAAACCAATATTACGGTTTTATTCAATTTGGTGGAAGTATGTATATCAGTAACAATGCTGGAAATGGCACGAGTGGTTCTGTTGCTTCACCAGGAGTAGAAGGTAACTGGGTAACGCCTCTTACAGCTAATTCAGCGGGAGATTTGTTTGCAGGCTACAATAACTTATTTAAATTAGTTTCTGGAGCATGGGTGCAGCAAAATACAACGCCAATTGGCTCAGGAAATATAGAATTAATTAGTGTTGATCCATCAAATGACAATACTATGTATGTTGCAAATGGTTCGGGTTTATATAAAAGTACTGATTTAGGGGTTACATTTACCAATGTATACAGTGCTTCAAGCGCTATTACCTCTATTGAGGTTCATTCTTCTGATAGTAGTATTGTTTATTTAACTACTTCTGGTGTAGGAGGTCAAGTTTTAAAATCGACAAATGGAGGAACAACATTTACTAATTTCTCAACAGGATTGCCAAGTATAGGTAAAAATATAATTGTTCATCAAGGAAGAAATACCGACAATCCATTATATCTAGGTACTGATTTAGGCGTTTTTTATAGAGATGATTCTATGACTTCTTGGCAACCATTTGATATTAACCTACCAAATGTTTCTGTTACCGATTTAGAAGTAAACTTAGAAGATGCTAAATTAGTAGCTGCAACTTATGGAAGAGGAATTTGGCAAACAGATATTCCTGTACAAATACCAACCGATGACGTAAAATTTGTTAGTATTCAAAGCCCTGGAATTGACATCAATTGTGGTGCAACGATTACGCCTCAAGTTGAAGTAAAAAATACGGGAACGAATGCTATTACAGCAGTAACTTTTAATTATACAATAGATGGTACGCCTTTTAATTATGTTTGGAATGGTTCAATAGCTTCAAATGCGAATGCAACGGTTGCTTTACCAGCGGCTTCTTTATCTCGTGGTGTACACAATTTAAATGTTACTTCAACAATAACAAATGATGCCTACTCTGACAATAATAGCGGAACAATATCTTTTTATGTTAATGATCCAGGAACGGTTGGTGTTGTGAATCCATTTACAACTCCTGCAAATGCTTTGATTTCATATAATGATGGAGGATCAGGTTCACAATGGGTTAGAGGAATAAGAACTTCTGGTATCATGACATCTTCAGGAAATACGGTTTACACAACTAATTTGACTGGAAATTATCCAGACAATATAAAATCATATTTAGTATCACAATGTTATAATCTTTCAAATGTAACTAATCCACAAATTAGTTTTGCAATGAAATATGATTTAGAGCTAAACTGGGATATCGTTTACGTAGAATATTCAACAGATTTTGGTGCTAACTGGAGTGTTTTAGGACAAATGGGACCCAACTGGTATAATAGTGATCGAACTCAAGCAACAGCTGGAAACGATTGTTACAACTGCCCTGGAGCACAATGGACGGGAACTAACGCAAGTTTAACAACTTACTCATACCCATTAAATGCATTAAATACGGAAACAAATATCATTTTTAGAATTGTATTCCATTCAGATGAAGCTGAAAATTTAAGAGGTGTAAATGTTGATGATTTTGTAATAAGCGGTACACTTTCAAATCAAAATTTTGAAATGAATAATATTGTGGTTTACCCAAATCCATCGAAAGGAATTTTTAATATTTCTCTTGGAAATATTCAACCAACCGCAATCGATGTTTATGATTTAACCGGTAAAGTTATTTTATCGAAATCAGCTATTCAATCGTCAAATATTGAAACTTCTATTGATTTATCTAATGCAGCAACAGGAATTTATTTTGTAAAAATTACTGCTGAAAATCAATCAACCGTAAAAAGAATCATTAAAGAATAA
- a CDS encoding M13 family metallopeptidase codes for MNKFILKGSFGFLFLSVALYSCKSSQEVAPKKESVGINVAFMDKSTNPADDFNRYVNGTWLDKTEIPADRTRWGSFDELRKNTDDDVMAILKEAINDKTIDPNSDQAKAISLYKTVLDTVSRNKAGIDPLKPYLAKINSVQNADQLVALLAEMEPEMGLGFFGSYIGADAKNSNRNVIYVGTGSLGLPDRDYYVSDAPDNKEKREKYVAHVTRMLQYLGESEATANANAKKILALETKMSTATLDRVERRDRRKTYNPMSFSDLQKLAPTVKWDAYFQNVGIGKVDSLVVSQPKYLQAVETILKENQIEDWKAYMRWTALRGSSGLLSTEIENANFDFYGKTLTGAVKQRPAEERALATVNGRLGEALGKLYVAKKFPPEAKAKAQAMIANVMLAFDNRINNLPWMTKETKENAKIKLNKFRVKIGYPDKWKDYSKLTIVGPEKGGTYFENSRLYARWSHKQNIEKLGKPVDKEEWGMSPQTVNAYFSPTNNEIVFPAAILQPPFYDYKADEAVNYGGIGAVIGHEISHGFDDSGSRYNADGNLVNWWSDKDLEQFTTLGSALADQYSALEPLPGIFVDGKFTLGENIGDLGGVNAAYDGLQIYLKANGNPGLIDGFTPEQRFFISWATIWRSKMRDEAIKNQVKTDPHSPGMYRAYVPLQNVEAFYKAFNIQQNNGMYVAPDKRVKIW; via the coding sequence ATGAATAAATTCATCTTAAAAGGAAGTTTCGGCTTCCTTTTTTTGTCAGTAGCATTATATTCTTGTAAATCATCGCAAGAAGTAGCACCAAAAAAAGAGTCGGTTGGAATCAACGTTGCCTTCATGGATAAATCTACAAATCCAGCCGATGATTTCAACCGTTATGTAAACGGAACTTGGCTAGATAAAACTGAAATTCCAGCCGATCGAACACGTTGGGGAAGTTTTGATGAACTTCGCAAAAATACCGATGACGATGTAATGGCCATTTTGAAAGAAGCCATCAACGACAAAACCATCGATCCAAATTCTGATCAAGCAAAAGCAATTAGCTTATACAAAACGGTTTTAGATACAGTTAGCAGAAATAAAGCAGGAATCGACCCGTTAAAACCTTATTTAGCTAAAATTAATAGTGTTCAAAACGCAGATCAATTAGTCGCTCTATTAGCCGAAATGGAACCAGAAATGGGATTAGGTTTCTTTGGAAGTTATATCGGTGCTGATGCAAAAAATAGCAATAGAAATGTAATTTATGTAGGAACGGGAAGTCTTGGTTTACCAGATAGAGATTATTATGTTTCTGATGCACCAGATAACAAAGAAAAGCGAGAAAAATATGTGGCTCACGTAACAAGAATGTTACAGTATTTAGGTGAATCTGAAGCCACAGCAAATGCAAATGCGAAGAAAATACTAGCTTTAGAAACTAAAATGTCTACCGCAACTTTAGACCGAGTTGAACGTAGAGATAGAAGAAAAACCTACAATCCAATGAGTTTTTCTGATTTACAAAAGTTAGCTCCAACAGTTAAATGGGATGCGTATTTTCAAAATGTGGGAATTGGTAAAGTTGATTCTTTAGTAGTTTCGCAACCAAAATATTTGCAAGCGGTTGAAACTATTTTGAAAGAAAATCAAATAGAAGATTGGAAGGCATACATGCGTTGGACAGCATTAAGAGGTTCGTCAGGATTACTTTCAACGGAAATCGAAAATGCTAATTTTGACTTCTACGGAAAAACATTAACTGGAGCTGTAAAACAACGTCCAGCGGAAGAAAGAGCCTTAGCAACAGTTAACGGAAGATTAGGCGAAGCGTTAGGAAAATTGTATGTAGCTAAAAAATTCCCACCAGAAGCAAAAGCAAAAGCACAAGCTATGATTGCAAATGTGATGTTGGCTTTTGATAATAGAATCAACAATTTACCTTGGATGACAAAAGAAACTAAGGAAAATGCTAAGATTAAATTGAATAAATTCCGCGTTAAAATTGGTTATCCTGATAAATGGAAAGATTATTCAAAATTAACAATTGTAGGTCCAGAAAAGGGAGGAACATATTTTGAAAATTCAAGATTATATGCACGTTGGAGTCACAAACAGAATATTGAAAAACTAGGCAAACCAGTTGACAAAGAAGAATGGGGAATGTCACCACAAACGGTAAATGCGTATTTTAGTCCAACTAACAACGAAATTGTATTTCCAGCGGCGATTTTACAGCCACCATTTTATGATTACAAAGCGGATGAAGCCGTAAATTATGGAGGAATTGGCGCTGTAATTGGTCACGAAATTTCACACGGATTTGACGATTCAGGTTCACGATATAATGCGGATGGGAATTTAGTAAACTGGTGGAGTGATAAAGATTTAGAGCAATTTACTACATTAGGAAGTGCTTTAGCAGATCAATATTCAGCATTAGAACCATTGCCTGGAATTTTTGTGGATGGAAAATTCACTTTAGGAGAAAACATCGGAGATTTAGGTGGAGTTAATGCTGCTTACGACGGATTACAAATCTATTTGAAAGCAAACGGAAACCCAGGTTTAATCGACGGATTCACACCAGAACAACGTTTCTTTATTTCTTGGGCAACCATTTGGAGAAGTAAAATGCGTGATGAAGCGATTAAAAATCAAGTAAAAACTGACCCACATTCACCAGGAATGTATCGTGCGTATGTGCCGTTACAAAATGTGGAAGCGTTTTATAAGGCATTCAACATTCAACAAAATAACGGTATGTATGTTGCACCAGATAAACGCGTGAAAATTTGGTAA
- a CDS encoding DMT family transporter has protein sequence MAYFSVFHNYIQQKKNAIGLPILALIWISFFWGTTWIASKEGVKHMPPMQLVALRQLFGGLLYLLYFLVKKHPWPNKRQWRNILVLSVLNFMLSNGLSTWGVKYISSGLGAIIGSIFPLWIVIISLFRGQKTSWKAVVGLIVAFGGICVIFYDYLNDFLQPEFRFGILLSVIATFTWALSSIYIKENKTNFNPYFSLGLQMLISSVVISSVIGFNGTSIPLTEIPAISWWSIGYLVVFGSVLTFIAFIYALENLPTEISSLYAYINPMVALFFGYLLFNEPLTTAIIIGGTITIIGLYLVNRAIKKK, from the coding sequence ATGGCGTATTTTAGCGTATTTCACAATTACATCCAACAAAAGAAAAATGCGATTGGGTTGCCCATTTTAGCACTAATTTGGATTAGTTTTTTCTGGGGAACTACTTGGATTGCTTCCAAAGAAGGTGTCAAGCACATGCCGCCAATGCAATTAGTAGCACTTCGTCAACTTTTTGGTGGATTGTTGTATCTTCTTTATTTCTTAGTCAAAAAACATCCTTGGCCAAACAAACGTCAATGGAGAAATATTCTTGTTTTAAGTGTTTTGAATTTCATGCTGAGTAACGGTTTGAGCACTTGGGGTGTGAAATACATTTCAAGTGGTTTGGGTGCCATTATTGGTTCTATTTTTCCGCTTTGGATTGTAATTATCAGTTTGTTTCGCGGACAAAAAACGTCTTGGAAAGCTGTTGTAGGTTTAATTGTCGCTTTTGGCGGCATTTGTGTGATTTTCTACGATTACCTCAACGATTTCTTACAACCTGAATTCCGATTTGGAATTTTACTTTCGGTTATTGCTACGTTCACTTGGGCATTATCATCGATTTACATTAAAGAAAATAAGACGAATTTCAATCCCTATTTTAGTTTAGGATTACAAATGTTAATTTCGAGCGTTGTGATTTCGAGTGTAATTGGATTTAATGGTACTTCGATTCCGTTGACTGAAATTCCAGCGATTTCTTGGTGGTCGATTGGGTATTTAGTCGTTTTTGGTTCAGTGTTAACGTTTATTGCCTTTATTTATGCATTGGAAAATCTGCCAACCGAAATTAGTAGTTTGTATGCGTACATTAATCCGATGGTGGCGTTGTTTTTTGGTTATTTGTTATTTAATGAACCTTTAACCACAGCGATTATCATTGGTGGAACAATAACCATTATTGGCCTTTATTTAGTGAATCGAGCAATTAAGAAGAAATAA
- a CDS encoding SDR family oxidoreductase produces MNQKISILGCGWLGLPLAKSLLSKGHEIKGSTTSESKLEMLKNAGILPFQIQLEEHQIIGNIEDFLKETHVLVIDIPPGLRREFSTSLEMTFVNKVKTLIPFIEKSGIQKVVFVSSTSVYGDGFPIVEITEETQPNPDTESGKQLVIAETLLQSNSYFKTTVIRFGGLLGDDRHPVKFLVGRTNVENPDAPVNMIQREDCIGIIEKSLDFARDDNWEWNQTFNAVAPQHPTRKSYYHKKAELFNLPLPTFAENSESKGKIISSKKVETILGYSFQKEI; encoded by the coding sequence ATGAATCAAAAAATCTCCATACTCGGCTGCGGTTGGCTTGGTTTGCCATTAGCTAAATCATTGCTTTCAAAAGGACACGAAATAAAAGGTTCAACCACTTCGGAAAGTAAATTAGAAATGTTAAAAAATGCTGGAATTTTGCCTTTCCAAATTCAGCTGGAAGAACATCAAATCATTGGAAATATTGAAGATTTTCTGAAGGAAACGCATGTTTTAGTGATTGATATTCCGCCAGGATTGAGAAGAGAGTTCTCGACTTCGCTCGAAATGACATTCGTAAATAAAGTAAAAACGTTGATTCCGTTTATTGAAAAATCAGGTATTCAGAAAGTTGTTTTTGTGAGTTCGACTTCAGTTTATGGTGATGGTTTCCCAATTGTTGAAATTACAGAAGAAACACAACCAAATCCAGATACCGAAAGTGGGAAACAATTAGTCATTGCCGAAACACTTTTACAATCGAACTCATATTTCAAAACTACCGTAATTCGTTTTGGTGGTTTACTTGGCGATGATCGTCATCCTGTGAAATTTTTAGTAGGAAGAACGAATGTGGAAAATCCTGATGCGCCTGTGAATATGATTCAGAGGGAAGATTGTATTGGAATTATAGAAAAGTCTCTCGACTTCGCTCGAGATGACAATTGGGAATGGAACCAAACGTTCAACGCTGTCGCACCTCAGCATCCAACACGTAAATCATATTATCACAAAAAAGCTGAACTATTCAATTTGCCATTGCCTACCTTTGCCGAAAATTCGGAATCGAAGGGTAAAATTATTTCTAGTAAAAAAGTGGAAACCATTTTAGGCTATTCGTTCCAAAAAGAAATTTAG
- a CDS encoding DUF6265 family protein, with translation MKTFLFLLLFVLGNTFSNAQNTLNYNDEKGSPKATLQDVKWIVGNWTGEALGGICQETWSEPIGNSMMFNFKLVVDGKVVFYELGHIIEKDKTLLLQLKHFDGELKGWEKPEVSENFELVKVTPTHVYFDKFTFEKISDNEINLYVVFEDSGNEMKFNFKK, from the coding sequence ATGAAAACCTTTCTTTTTTTACTACTTTTTGTTTTAGGAAACACTTTTAGTAACGCACAAAACACTCTGAATTATAACGATGAAAAAGGTTCGCCAAAAGCCACTTTACAAGATGTAAAATGGATTGTCGGGAATTGGACAGGCGAAGCATTAGGTGGTATTTGTCAAGAAACTTGGAGCGAACCCATAGGAAATTCGATGATGTTTAATTTTAAATTAGTCGTAGACGGAAAAGTTGTTTTTTATGAATTGGGACACATTATTGAAAAAGACAAAACGCTATTATTACAACTCAAACACTTTGACGGCGAATTGAAAGGCTGGGAAAAACCAGAAGTCAGTGAAAACTTTGAATTGGTAAAAGTGACACCAACGCATGTGTATTTCGATAAATTTACGTTTGAGAAAATTTCGGATAACGAAATCAATCTTTATGTGGTTTTTGAAGATAGTGGAAATGAAATGAAGTTTAATTTCAAGAAGTAA
- a CDS encoding carbon-nitrogen hydrolase family protein, with amino-acid sequence MPNLINKVELRNLQIEDYKELKKSMIESYPEMVNSYWKEDHIEKLLALFPEGQLVIVADGVVVGSALSILVTEDFAFKTKNYKTITGNYTFSTHNPKGEVLYGIDVFINPKYRGLRLGRRLYDSRKELCEQLNLKSIIFAGRIPNYGKYASEINPKQYIHKVKRKEIYDPVLSFQLSNDFHEVRVLKNYLEGDIESQEYAVLLEWNNVYYEDNPRLINTEKSIVRLGLIQWQMRSLGNLEALFEQTEFFVDTVSGYGSDFALFPELFIAPLMADFNHLSEAEAIKELARHTDAIRKKMQEFAISYNINIITGSMPYLEDGHVYNVGFLCRRDGTQEMYRKIHITPNEIFHWGITGGDSIQTFDTDCGKIGIVICYDVEFPELSRLMADQGMNILFVPFLTDTQNGYTRVKHCAQARAIENECYVAIAGCVGNLPKVNNMDIQYAQAAVFTPSDFAFPSNGIKAEATPNTEMTLIVDVDINLLKELHEHGSVRTMKDRRHDLYQLKKIK; translated from the coding sequence ATGCCAAATTTAATTAACAAAGTAGAATTACGAAACCTTCAAATCGAAGATTACAAAGAATTAAAAAAATCCATGATTGAATCCTATCCTGAAATGGTAAATTCATATTGGAAAGAAGATCATATTGAAAAATTATTAGCTTTATTTCCTGAAGGTCAACTTGTAATTGTAGCTGACGGAGTTGTGGTTGGTTCAGCATTATCCATTTTAGTTACGGAAGATTTTGCATTTAAAACCAAAAATTACAAAACCATTACAGGAAATTATACGTTTTCAACTCACAATCCTAAAGGAGAAGTTTTATACGGAATTGACGTTTTTATCAATCCAAAATATAGAGGATTGCGATTGGGAAGAAGATTATACGATTCGCGAAAAGAATTGTGCGAGCAATTGAACTTAAAATCCATCATTTTTGCAGGAAGAATTCCGAACTATGGAAAATATGCATCCGAAATTAATCCGAAACAATACATTCATAAAGTAAAGCGTAAAGAAATTTATGATCCTGTTTTATCATTTCAGTTGAGTAATGATTTTCACGAAGTTCGTGTGCTAAAAAATTATTTAGAAGGCGACATAGAATCGCAAGAGTATGCGGTTTTATTAGAATGGAATAACGTTTATTATGAAGACAATCCTAGATTAATTAATACTGAAAAAAGTATTGTTCGATTGGGATTAATTCAGTGGCAAATGCGTTCGTTAGGAAATTTAGAAGCACTTTTTGAACAAACCGAATTTTTTGTAGATACCGTTTCTGGTTACGGAAGCGACTTTGCACTGTTTCCAGAACTATTCATTGCGCCTTTAATGGCAGATTTCAATCACCTTTCTGAAGCCGAAGCCATCAAAGAATTGGCAAGACACACCGATGCTATTCGAAAGAAAATGCAAGAATTTGCTATTTCTTACAACATCAATATCATTACGGGAAGTATGCCGTATTTAGAAGACGGACACGTGTATAACGTAGGATTTTTATGCCGAAGAGATGGAACACAAGAGATGTATCGTAAAATTCACATCACGCCTAACGAAATTTTCCATTGGGGAATTACAGGTGGTGATAGTATTCAAACTTTTGACACTGATTGTGGGAAAATTGGAATTGTAATTTGTTATGATGTAGAGTTTCCGGAACTTTCTCGTTTAATGGCTGATCAAGGAATGAATATTTTGTTTGTTCCCTTTTTAACCGATACGCAAAATGGTTATACACGCGTAAAACATTGTGCACAAGCGCGTGCTATTGAAAATGAATGTTATGTTGCCATTGCGGGTTGTGTTGGTAATTTACCAAAAGTAAACAACATGGACATTCAGTATGCACAAGCGGCGGTTTTTACGCCTTCTGATTTTGCTTTTCCGAGTAATGGAATTAAAGCCGAAGCTACGCCAAACACCGAAATGACGCTAATTGTAGACGTTGACATTAATTTATTAAAAGAATTACATGAACATGGTAGCGTTAGAACCATGAAAGATCGTAGACATGATTTGTATCAACTTAAAAAAATAAAATAG
- a CDS encoding four helix bundle protein encodes MDFKELLVYQKAFSLAMEIKKVSDSFPKDEKYALTDQIRRSSRSVCANIAEAYRKRRYINHFISKLTDSDGENSETSVWLDFALECNYLSKEQHIDMVVKSEEIGKIINYMILNPTRFGCKL; translated from the coding sequence ATGGATTTCAAAGAATTATTAGTCTATCAAAAAGCTTTTTCATTAGCTATGGAAATTAAAAAAGTATCAGACTCGTTTCCAAAAGATGAAAAATATGCACTAACGGATCAAATTAGAAGGTCATCAAGAAGTGTATGTGCCAATATCGCGGAAGCTTACAGAAAAAGAAGATATATAAATCATTTTATAAGTAAGCTTACTGATTCTGATGGTGAAAATTCTGAAACTTCCGTTTGGTTAGATTTTGCTTTAGAATGTAATTATTTATCAAAGGAACAACATATTGATATGGTTGTAAAATCCGAAGAAATTGGTAAAATAATTAATTATATGATTTTAAATCCAACAAGATTTGGTTGTAAATTATAA